One genomic window of Pseudomonas chlororaphis subsp. piscium includes the following:
- a CDS encoding putative bifunctional diguanylate cyclase/phosphodiesterase, which produces MKWRHTFQVRITGILALLLLIVIGVVYFAVKAATNHAVENQAQVQLQTGARVFERLLELRGRRLRYGVDWLVVDSQFREAVISGDSQAILEALRQHGTGTRGSELFVLGVEGTVIASTLGAIAEREHFPYDRALRTALRQNKSMLIVALKGQPYLLVQGQVLTPMHMNRVVMAFRMDDLFASELRSMSNLEVSFLTLQDGRAGELFSTQPDIFWATIITTLRNSSWRALPQLSDAHGKRFLNQALQLANTDDPDDPKVLALLQSPLDHALQAFAPLDREFLAIALAALVVSLAGALFMARRVSWPLNVLADAAQRIGAGNYQVPVVLKRTDEFGLLAEAINAMQSGIASRELQLAHNALHDPLTGLPNRALAMERLSNAIGAGRKVVLLYLGIEDYRAINEGLGPEGVEQMMREVSRRLSETVSTGDTAARITANEFLLLLENTEIDGAVAMADRLHTLLSRPQTIHGDEVQRQVCIGVAVYPTDGQSAEELISRAAIARHDAAAQPGYLQIYQQDRDLAHQRQVGLIRDLRRAAAEGELFLLYQPKLDLRHGHVHQAEALLRWQHPEFGMVSPAEFIPLAERTGSMNSLTLWVIEEGMRQLAEWNMRGLHLQLSLNISVDDLHGHDLAARVSVLLQRYRLSAEQLIFEITESAIMRHPEQALEVLQSLRDCGISLSVDDFGTGYSSLAQLQRLPVQELKIDQSFIRNLDETSGDAVIVRSTIEMSHNLGLKVVAEGVEQERSLRLLERWHCDTAQGYLISRPLSAAAFEAWLLKSRISS; this is translated from the coding sequence ATGAAGTGGCGCCATACGTTCCAGGTAAGGATCACCGGGATATTGGCGTTATTGCTGTTGATCGTGATCGGGGTGGTGTATTTCGCCGTCAAGGCCGCGACCAATCATGCGGTGGAAAACCAGGCGCAAGTGCAGCTGCAAACCGGCGCCCGGGTATTCGAACGCCTGCTAGAACTGCGCGGCCGACGCTTGCGTTATGGCGTGGACTGGCTGGTAGTGGACTCGCAGTTTCGCGAGGCGGTGATCAGCGGCGATTCCCAGGCGATTCTCGAGGCGCTGCGTCAGCACGGCACCGGCACCCGCGGCAGCGAGCTGTTCGTGCTCGGCGTCGAAGGCACGGTGATCGCCAGCACCCTGGGGGCGATCGCCGAGCGCGAGCATTTCCCTTATGACCGTGCATTGCGCACGGCCCTGCGGCAGAACAAAAGCATGTTGATCGTCGCGCTCAAGGGCCAGCCTTATCTGCTGGTCCAGGGGCAGGTGCTGACGCCGATGCACATGAACCGGGTGGTCATGGCGTTTCGCATGGACGACCTGTTCGCCAGCGAGCTGCGCTCCATGAGTAACCTGGAAGTGTCTTTCCTCACCCTGCAGGACGGGCGCGCGGGAGAACTGTTCAGCACTCAGCCGGACATTTTCTGGGCCACCATCATCACCACCCTGCGCAACTCGTCCTGGCGCGCCCTACCGCAGTTGAGCGATGCCCACGGCAAGCGCTTTCTCAATCAGGCCCTGCAACTGGCCAATACCGACGATCCCGACGACCCCAAGGTTCTGGCGTTGCTGCAAAGCCCTCTGGATCACGCCTTGCAGGCCTTTGCGCCGCTGGACCGGGAGTTCCTGGCGATTGCCCTGGCGGCGCTGGTGGTGTCGCTGGCTGGCGCCCTGTTCATGGCGCGGCGGGTGTCGTGGCCGTTGAATGTGCTGGCCGATGCCGCCCAGCGTATCGGCGCCGGCAACTACCAGGTGCCGGTGGTGCTCAAGCGCACCGACGAGTTCGGCTTGCTGGCCGAGGCGATCAACGCCATGCAGAGCGGGATCGCCAGCCGCGAGCTGCAACTGGCCCATAACGCCCTGCACGACCCCTTGACCGGCCTGCCCAACCGGGCGCTGGCCATGGAACGTCTGAGCAACGCCATCGGCGCCGGGCGCAAGGTGGTGCTGCTGTACCTGGGCATCGAGGACTATCGAGCGATCAACGAAGGCCTGGGCCCGGAGGGAGTGGAGCAGATGATGCGCGAAGTCAGCCGGCGGCTGTCGGAGACGGTATCCACCGGCGACACCGCCGCGCGCATCACCGCCAACGAGTTTCTGTTGCTGCTGGAAAATACCGAGATCGATGGCGCGGTGGCCATGGCCGATCGGCTCCACACATTATTGAGCCGGCCGCAGACCATTCATGGCGATGAAGTGCAGCGCCAGGTGTGCATCGGCGTGGCGGTCTACCCCACCGACGGGCAATCGGCGGAAGAGCTGATCAGCCGCGCCGCCATCGCCCGCCATGACGCGGCCGCCCAGCCCGGTTACCTGCAGATCTACCAGCAGGACCGCGACCTGGCCCATCAGCGCCAGGTCGGGCTGATCCGCGACCTGCGTCGGGCGGCGGCGGAAGGTGAGTTGTTCTTGCTGTATCAGCCCAAGCTCGACCTGCGCCATGGCCATGTGCACCAGGCCGAAGCCTTGCTGCGCTGGCAGCACCCGGAGTTCGGCATGGTCTCGCCGGCGGAATTCATCCCCCTGGCCGAGCGCACCGGCAGCATGAACAGCCTGACCCTGTGGGTGATCGAGGAGGGCATGCGGCAACTGGCCGAATGGAACATGCGCGGGCTGCACCTGCAGTTGTCGCTGAACATCTCGGTGGACGACCTGCATGGCCACGACCTGGCGGCGCGGGTGAGCGTGTTGCTGCAGCGTTATCGGCTGTCCGCCGAGCAGTTGATTTTCGAGATCACCGAAAGCGCCATCATGCGTCACCCGGAGCAGGCGCTGGAGGTGCTGCAGAGCCTGCGCGACTGCGGCATCAGCCTGTCGGTGGACGACTTCGGCACCGGCTATTCGTCGCTGGCGCAATTGCAGCGGCTGCCGGTGCAGGAGCTGAAGATCGACCAGTCGTTTATCCGCAACCTCGACGAAACCAGCGGCGACGCGGTGATCGTGCGCTCCACCATCGAGATGAGCCACAACCTGGGGCTCAAGGTGGTGGCCGAAGGGGTGGAACAGGAGCGCAGCCTGCGCCTGCTGGAGCGCTGGCATTGCGACACGGCCCAGGGCTACCTGATCAGCCGGCCGCTCAGCGCCGCGGCCTTCGAGGCCTGGCTGTTGAAGTCGCGGATTTCCAGCTGA
- a CDS encoding protease inhibitor I42 family protein, with translation MSPIRLLLPLSLALLAACASQPKQNVTVENQSECPVQLSNGQNLILTLPSNPSTGYRWAIQDSAGGVLRKVSPEVYSNPKDRGLVGSAGQSTWRFQAFAAGTGRLLLTYQQPWAPEVAPVKAFDCAISVK, from the coding sequence ATGTCACCGATTCGTCTGTTGCTGCCCCTCAGCCTTGCCCTGCTCGCCGCCTGCGCCAGCCAACCCAAGCAAAACGTCACGGTCGAGAACCAGAGCGAATGCCCAGTGCAACTGAGCAACGGGCAAAACCTGATCCTGACCCTGCCGAGCAACCCGAGCACGGGGTATCGCTGGGCGATCCAGGACTCGGCCGGCGGCGTGCTGCGTAAAGTCAGCCCCGAGGTCTATAGCAACCCCAAAGACCGTGGCCTGGTGGGCAGCGCCGGCCAGTCCACCTGGCGCTTCCAGGCCTTCGCCGCCGGCACCGGGCGCCTGCTGCTGACCTATCAGCAACCCTGGGCCCCGGAAGTCGCGCCGGTGAAAGCCTTCGACTGCGCCATTTCGGTCAAGTGA
- a CDS encoding multicopper oxidase family protein produces the protein MSFTRRQILGGLAGLAVVGVGAGGASRYWLGKMADAEAGHDYQLIAAPLDVELVPGHKTEAWAFGPSAPGTELRVRQGEWLRVRFINHLPVATTIHWHGIRLPLEMDGVPYVSQLPVMPGEYFDYKFRVPDAGSYWYHPHVNSSEELGRGLVGPLIIEEREPTGFKYERTLSLKSWHVDEEGAFVPFSIPREAARGGTAGRLSTINGVSQAVVEIPAGQITRVRLLNLDNTLTYRINIPDVEAQIYALDGNPIEPRPLGKEYWLGPGMRICLAIKAPPAGEELALRNGPVRLGTFRSVANSDAPTEWPPALPANPIAEPDLDNAEKLNFNFEWVGSVSVNVDNGKPPSLWQINGKAWDITDKTCADRPIATLKKGQSYIFELKNMTQYQHPIHLHGMSFKVIASNRKKITPYFTDTYLLGKNERARVALVADNPGVWMFHCHVIDHMETGLMAAIEVA, from the coding sequence ATGTCCTTTACCCGTCGACAGATACTCGGTGGTCTGGCCGGTCTTGCAGTGGTTGGCGTGGGCGCCGGTGGCGCGTCGCGTTACTGGCTGGGCAAGATGGCCGACGCCGAGGCGGGCCACGATTATCAGCTGATCGCCGCGCCGCTGGACGTGGAGCTGGTGCCGGGGCACAAGACCGAAGCCTGGGCTTTCGGTCCTTCCGCGCCGGGCACCGAGTTGCGGGTGCGCCAGGGCGAATGGCTGCGGGTGCGCTTCATCAACCACCTGCCGGTGGCCACCACCATCCACTGGCACGGTATCCGCCTGCCGTTGGAAATGGACGGCGTGCCTTACGTCTCGCAATTGCCGGTCATGCCGGGCGAGTACTTCGACTACAAGTTCCGCGTGCCGGATGCCGGCAGCTACTGGTACCACCCCCACGTCAACAGCAGCGAAGAGCTGGGCCGTGGCCTGGTCGGCCCGCTGATCATCGAAGAACGCGAGCCCACCGGCTTCAAGTACGAACGCACCCTGAGCCTGAAAAGCTGGCATGTGGATGAAGAGGGTGCCTTCGTGCCCTTCAGCATTCCCCGCGAGGCGGCGCGTGGCGGTACCGCGGGGCGCCTGTCGACCATCAACGGCGTGTCCCAGGCGGTGGTGGAGATCCCGGCCGGGCAGATCACCCGCGTGCGCCTGCTCAACCTCGACAACACCCTGACCTACCGCATCAACATCCCCGACGTCGAGGCGCAGATCTACGCTCTGGACGGCAACCCCATCGAGCCGCGCCCGCTGGGCAAGGAATACTGGCTGGGGCCGGGCATGCGCATCTGCCTGGCGATCAAGGCGCCGCCGGCCGGCGAAGAGCTGGCGCTGCGCAACGGCCCGGTGCGCCTGGGTACCTTCCGTTCGGTGGCCAACAGCGACGCGCCGACCGAGTGGCCGCCCGCGTTGCCGGCCAACCCGATCGCCGAGCCGGACCTGGATAACGCCGAGAAGCTCAACTTCAACTTCGAGTGGGTTGGCTCGGTCTCGGTGAACGTGGACAATGGCAAGCCACCGAGCCTTTGGCAGATCAACGGCAAGGCCTGGGACATCACCGACAAGACCTGCGCCGACCGCCCGATCGCTACGCTCAAGAAGGGCCAGAGCTACATTTTCGAATTGAAGAACATGACTCAGTACCAGCACCCGATCCACTTGCACGGCATGAGCTTCAAGGTCATTGCCTCGAACCGCAAGAAGATCACCCCGTACTTCACCGACACCTACCTGCTGGGCAAGAACGAGCGTGCCCGGGTGGCGCTGGTGGCGGATAACCCGGGGGTGTGGATGTTCCATTGCCATGTGATCGACCACATGGAAACCGGCCTGATGGCCGCCATCGAGGTGGCCTGA
- the cmoB gene encoding tRNA 5-methoxyuridine(34)/uridine 5-oxyacetic acid(34) synthase CmoB — translation MIDLSPLARRLAGTPLADWANTLQAQLDTKMEKGHGDLERWQSALDALPKIQPSTVDLLNGLTLDTDCDDATRAQMRAALMGLSPWRKGPFDLFGVHVDTEWRSDWKWSRVAPHLNLQGKRILDVGCGNGYYMWRMLGAGAHSVIGVDPNWLFFCQFQAVQRYLSEPAVWHLPFPFEDLPANLEGFDTVFSMGVFYHRRSPIEHLLALKDCLVKGGELVLETLVVEGDQHQALVPEDRYAQMRNVWFLPSVPALELWLRRAGFSDVRCVDVSVTSVEEQRGTEWMKYQSLSDFLDPNDHSKTIEGLPAPMRAVIVARK, via the coding sequence ATGATCGATCTGTCCCCCCTCGCCCGCCGTCTGGCCGGTACGCCGCTGGCCGACTGGGCCAACACCCTGCAAGCGCAACTCGACACCAAGATGGAAAAGGGCCACGGCGACCTGGAGCGCTGGCAGAGCGCGCTGGATGCGCTGCCGAAGATCCAGCCAAGCACCGTCGACCTACTCAACGGGCTGACCCTGGACACCGACTGCGACGACGCCACCCGCGCCCAGATGCGCGCCGCGCTGATGGGCCTGTCGCCCTGGCGCAAGGGCCCGTTCGACCTGTTCGGCGTGCATGTGGACACCGAATGGCGTTCGGACTGGAAGTGGTCGCGGGTCGCTCCGCACCTGAACCTGCAAGGCAAACGCATCCTCGATGTCGGCTGCGGCAACGGCTACTACATGTGGCGCATGCTCGGCGCCGGCGCCCACAGCGTGATCGGCGTCGACCCGAACTGGCTGTTCTTCTGCCAGTTCCAGGCGGTGCAGCGCTACCTGTCGGAGCCCGCAGTGTGGCACCTGCCGTTCCCGTTCGAGGACCTGCCGGCCAACCTGGAAGGCTTCGACACGGTGTTTTCCATGGGCGTGTTCTACCATCGCCGCTCGCCGATCGAGCATCTGCTGGCGCTCAAGGACTGCCTGGTCAAAGGCGGCGAACTGGTGCTGGAAACCCTGGTGGTGGAAGGCGACCAGCATCAGGCGCTGGTGCCGGAAGACCGCTACGCGCAGATGCGTAACGTGTGGTTCCTGCCGTCGGTACCGGCCCTGGAACTCTGGCTGCGCCGAGCCGGCTTCAGCGATGTGCGTTGCGTGGATGTGAGCGTGACCAGCGTCGAGGAACAGCGCGGCACCGAGTGGATGAAGTACCAGTCGCTGAGCGACTTCCTCGACCCGAACGACCACAGCAAGACCATCGAAGGCCTGCCGGCGCCGATGCGCGCCGTTATCGTCGCCAGGAAATAA
- a CDS encoding lysoplasmalogenase produces the protein MGWLILALMGAVTFLYGLSIHATLLCLLVKPLPVLALLGWLHDAPPSDYRRWISLGLLFSLLGDVLLAWPADLFVFGLGAFLVAHLAYLKAYTSDCRRLAPLPLLLALVAGAALLGILINHGLGPLLVPVIVYGLAISAMLWRALARLGSDVPKRSAQLAAAGAVAFVFSDSVIGISRFVVAFDAAPYLIILSYWLGQWGIAASVFRQKPR, from the coding sequence ATGGGCTGGCTGATCCTGGCGCTGATGGGCGCGGTGACCTTCCTCTACGGCCTGAGCATCCACGCCACCCTGCTGTGCCTGCTGGTCAAGCCGCTGCCGGTGCTGGCCCTGCTCGGCTGGCTGCACGATGCGCCCCCCAGCGACTATCGCCGCTGGATCAGCCTCGGCCTGTTGTTTTCCCTGCTCGGCGACGTGCTGCTGGCCTGGCCCGCCGACCTGTTCGTGTTCGGCCTAGGGGCCTTCCTGGTCGCGCACCTGGCCTACCTCAAGGCCTATACCAGCGATTGTCGGCGCCTGGCGCCCTTGCCCCTGCTGCTGGCCCTGGTCGCCGGCGCGGCGTTGCTGGGCATCCTGATCAACCATGGCCTGGGCCCGTTGCTGGTGCCGGTGATCGTCTACGGCCTGGCCATCAGCGCCATGCTCTGGCGCGCCCTGGCCCGCCTGGGCAGCGACGTGCCCAAACGCTCGGCGCAACTGGCCGCCGCCGGCGCCGTGGCCTTCGTGTTCTCCGACAGCGTGATCGGCATCAGCCGTTTTGTGGTGGCCTTCGATGCCGCGCCCTACCTGATCATCCTCAGTTACTGGCTGGGGCAATGGGGGATCGCAGCGTCGGTATTCCGCCAGAAACCCCGCTGA
- a CDS encoding PTS transporter subunit EIIB gives MFEKLQRAFWKALTPDLVPDQPKATARPTGDAVLSPVLLAALGGANNLKTQQRVALTRVRVELHDPTLLDATALRSAGVPGAMALAGGVVHLIVGLSAV, from the coding sequence ATGTTCGAGAAATTGCAGCGGGCGTTCTGGAAAGCCCTGACCCCGGACCTGGTGCCTGACCAGCCGAAAGCCACAGCCCGCCCCACCGGCGATGCCGTCCTGAGCCCAGTGCTATTGGCGGCCCTGGGCGGCGCGAATAACCTCAAGACCCAGCAGCGCGTGGCCCTGACCCGGGTGCGGGTGGAATTGCATGACCCGACCTTGCTCGATGCCACGGCCTTGCGTAGCGCCGGCGTGCCCGGGGCGATGGCGCTGGCCGGGGGGGTGGTGCATCTGATCGTCGGCCTATCCGCGGTGTAG
- the lon gene encoding endopeptidase La, with product MSDQQELPETMSEYADPENAELHTSSGKGLALPGQNLPDKVYIIPIHNRPFFPAQVLPVIVNEEPWAETLELVSKSEHHSLALFFMDTPPEDPRHFDTSALPLYGTLVKVHHASRENGKLQFVAQGLTRVRIRTWLKHHRPPYLVEVEYPHQPSEPTDEVKAYGMALINAIKELLPLNPLYSEELKNYLNRFSPNDPSPLTDFAAALTSATGNELQEVLDCVPMLKRMEKVLPMLRKEVEVARLQKEISAEVNRKIGEHQREFFLKEQLKVIQQELGLTKDDRSADIEQFEQRLTGKVLPPQAQKRIEEEMNKLSILETGSPEYAVTRNYLEWATAVPWGVYGEDKLDLKHARKVLDQHHAGLDDIKSRILEFLAVGAYKGEISGSIVLLVGPPGVGKTSVGKSIAESLGRPFYRFSVGGMRDEAEIKGHRRTYIGALPGKLVQALKDVEVMNPVIMLDEIDKMGQSYQGDPASALLETLDPEQNVEFLDHYLDLRLDLSKVLFVCTANTLDSIPGPLLDRMEVIRLSGYITEEKLAIAKRHLWPKQLEKAGVSKASLSISDAALRAVIDGYARESGVRQLEKQLGKLVRKAVVRLLEEPDAVIKVGPKDLEASLGMPVFRNEQVLSGTGVITGLAWTSMGGATLPIEATRIHTLNRGFKLTGQLGDVMKESAEIAYSYVTSHLKQFGGDAKFFDEAFVHLHVPEGATPKDGPSAGVTMASALLSLARSQPPKKGVAMTGELTLTGHVLPIGGVREKVIAARRQKLFELILPEANRGHFEELPDYLKEGITVHFAKRFADVAKVLF from the coding sequence ATGAGCGACCAGCAAGAACTTCCTGAAACCATGAGTGAATACGCCGACCCGGAAAACGCCGAACTCCATACGTCCTCCGGCAAGGGCCTGGCCCTGCCCGGGCAGAATCTGCCGGACAAGGTTTACATCATCCCGATCCACAATCGACCGTTCTTCCCCGCGCAAGTTTTGCCGGTGATCGTCAACGAAGAACCCTGGGCCGAAACCCTGGAATTGGTGAGCAAGTCCGAACACCATTCGCTGGCGCTGTTCTTCATGGACACCCCACCGGAAGACCCACGGCATTTCGACACCTCGGCCCTGCCGCTGTACGGCACCCTGGTCAAGGTGCACCACGCCAGCCGCGAGAACGGCAAGTTGCAATTCGTCGCCCAGGGCCTGACCCGCGTGCGCATCCGCACCTGGCTCAAGCATCATCGCCCGCCGTACCTGGTGGAGGTCGAGTACCCGCACCAGCCGAGCGAGCCGACCGACGAGGTCAAGGCCTATGGTATGGCGTTGATCAACGCGATCAAGGAACTGCTGCCGCTCAACCCGCTGTACAGCGAAGAGCTGAAGAACTACCTCAACCGCTTCAGCCCCAACGACCCGTCGCCGCTGACCGACTTCGCCGCCGCGCTGACCTCGGCCACCGGCAACGAACTGCAGGAAGTGCTGGACTGCGTGCCGATGCTCAAGCGCATGGAAAAAGTCCTGCCGATGCTGCGCAAGGAGGTCGAGGTCGCGCGCCTGCAGAAAGAGATTTCCGCCGAGGTCAATCGCAAGATCGGCGAGCACCAGCGCGAGTTCTTCCTCAAGGAACAGCTCAAGGTCATCCAGCAGGAGCTGGGCCTGACCAAGGACGATCGCAGCGCCGACATCGAGCAGTTCGAGCAGCGCCTGACCGGCAAGGTCCTGCCGCCCCAGGCGCAGAAACGCATCGAAGAGGAGATGAACAAACTGTCGATCCTCGAGACCGGCTCGCCGGAGTACGCGGTCACCCGCAACTACCTGGAGTGGGCCACCGCGGTGCCCTGGGGCGTGTACGGTGAAGACAAGCTCGACCTCAAGCATGCGCGCAAGGTGCTGGACCAGCATCACGCCGGGCTCGACGACATCAAGAGCCGGATCCTCGAATTCCTCGCGGTCGGCGCCTACAAGGGCGAGATCAGCGGCTCCATCGTGCTGCTGGTGGGCCCGCCCGGCGTGGGCAAGACCAGCGTCGGCAAGTCCATCGCCGAATCCCTGGGCCGGCCGTTCTACCGCTTCAGCGTTGGCGGCATGCGTGACGAGGCCGAGATCAAGGGCCACCGCCGCACCTACATCGGCGCCTTGCCGGGCAAGCTGGTGCAGGCGTTGAAAGACGTCGAAGTGATGAACCCGGTGATCATGCTCGACGAGATCGACAAGATGGGCCAGAGCTACCAGGGCGACCCGGCCTCGGCGCTGCTGGAAACCCTCGACCCGGAACAGAACGTGGAATTCCTCGACCACTACCTGGACCTGCGCCTGGACCTGTCGAAAGTGCTGTTCGTGTGCACCGCCAACACCCTGGATTCGATTCCCGGCCCATTGCTGGACCGCATGGAAGTGATTCGCCTGTCGGGCTATATCACCGAGGAAAAACTGGCCATCGCCAAGCGCCACCTGTGGCCCAAGCAGCTGGAAAAGGCCGGGGTGTCCAAGGCCAGCCTGAGCATCAGCGATGCGGCCCTGCGCGCGGTGATCGATGGTTACGCCCGCGAGTCCGGCGTGCGCCAGCTGGAAAAACAGCTGGGCAAGCTGGTGCGCAAGGCCGTGGTACGGCTGCTGGAAGAACCGGACGCGGTGATCAAAGTCGGCCCGAAAGACCTGGAAGCCTCCCTGGGCATGCCGGTGTTCCGCAACGAGCAGGTGCTCAGCGGCACCGGGGTGATCACCGGCCTGGCCTGGACCAGCATGGGCGGCGCCACGCTGCCGATCGAAGCCACGCGGATTCATACCCTCAACCGTGGCTTCAAGCTCACCGGGCAACTGGGGGACGTGATGAAGGAGTCAGCGGAAATCGCCTACAGCTATGTCACCTCGCACCTCAAGCAGTTCGGTGGCGATGCGAAGTTCTTCGACGAGGCGTTCGTCCACCTGCACGTGCCGGAAGGCGCCACGCCGAAGGATGGCCCGAGCGCCGGGGTGACCATGGCCAGCGCCCTGCTGTCCCTGGCGCGCAGCCAGCCGCCGAAAAAGGGCGTGGCCATGACCGGCGAGCTGACCCTGACCGGGCATGTCCTGCCCATCGGCGGGGTACGCGAGAAAGTCATCGCGGCGCGCCGGCAGAAGCTCTTCGAGCTGATCCTGCCGGAAGCCAACCGCGGCCACTTCGAAGAGCTGCCGGACTACCTCAAGGAAGGCATCACCGTGCACTTCGCCAAGCGTTTCGCCGATGTGGCGAAAGTGCTGTTCTAA
- the tadA gene encoding tRNA adenosine(34) deaminase TadA, which yields MRQIRPARIIDRSRDQDFMREALALAAQGAALGEVPVGAVLVQDGEIIGRGFNCPISGSDPSAHAEMVAIRAAAQAVDNYRLPGSTLYVTLEPCSMCAGLIVHSRIARVVYGALEPKAGIVQSQGQFFSQGFLNHRVLVEGGVLAEECGAVLSEFFKARRASRS from the coding sequence ATGCGGCAGATTCGCCCTGCCCGGATCATCGATCGCAGCCGCGACCAGGACTTCATGCGTGAAGCCCTGGCCCTGGCCGCCCAGGGCGCGGCCCTGGGCGAGGTGCCGGTGGGCGCGGTGCTAGTGCAGGACGGGGAAATCATCGGCCGGGGTTTCAACTGCCCGATCAGCGGCAGCGATCCCAGCGCCCACGCGGAAATGGTCGCGATCCGCGCCGCGGCCCAGGCAGTCGACAACTATCGCCTGCCCGGCAGCACCCTCTACGTGACCCTGGAGCCGTGCAGCATGTGCGCCGGGCTGATCGTGCATTCGCGTATCGCCCGGGTGGTGTACGGCGCCCTGGAGCCCAAGGCGGGCATCGTGCAGAGCCAGGGGCAGTTCTTCAGCCAGGGTTTTCTCAACCATCGGGTACTGGTCGAGGGCGGGGTGCTGGCCGAAGAGTGTGGCGCGGTGTTGAGCGAGTTTTTCAAGGCGCGTAGAGCCAGCCGCAGCTGA
- the cmoA gene encoding carboxy-S-adenosyl-L-methionine synthase CmoA, producing the protein MSKEPDRLFAQPLAQVPDFAFNEDVVRVFPDMIKRSVPGYPTIVENLGVLAAQFAQPNSVLYDLGSSLGAVTQALRRHVRTDGCRVIAVDNSAAMVERCREYLNGQDSMFQELLPVEVIEGDILALEFQPASVVALNFTLQFIAPEQRLALLGRIRQSLLPGGALILSEKLRFNDPEEHALLTDLHIAFKRANGYSELEIAQKRSAIENVMKPDSLEEHRERLLAAGFSKVVPWFQCLNFASLIALP; encoded by the coding sequence GTGAGCAAAGAACCCGACCGCCTTTTCGCCCAGCCCCTGGCCCAGGTGCCCGACTTCGCCTTCAACGAGGACGTGGTGCGGGTGTTCCCGGACATGATCAAGCGCTCGGTGCCGGGTTATCCGACCATTGTCGAGAACCTCGGCGTGCTCGCCGCCCAGTTCGCCCAGCCCAATAGCGTGCTCTACGACCTGGGCTCGTCCCTCGGCGCCGTGACCCAGGCCCTGCGCCGCCATGTGCGCACCGACGGCTGCCGGGTGATCGCGGTGGATAACTCGGCGGCCATGGTCGAGCGCTGCCGCGAGTACCTCAACGGCCAGGACTCGATGTTCCAGGAGCTGCTGCCGGTAGAAGTGATCGAAGGCGACATCCTCGCCCTGGAGTTCCAGCCCGCCTCGGTGGTGGCGCTGAACTTCACCCTGCAGTTCATCGCCCCCGAACAGCGCCTAGCGCTGCTCGGGCGCATTCGCCAATCGCTGCTGCCCGGCGGCGCGCTGATCCTCTCGGAGAAGCTGCGCTTCAACGACCCCGAGGAGCATGCGCTGCTCACCGACCTGCACATCGCCTTCAAGCGCGCCAACGGCTACAGCGAACTGGAAATCGCCCAGAAACGCAGCGCCATCGAAAACGTCATGAAGCCCGACAGCCTCGAAGAACACCGCGAACGCCTGCTGGCCGCCGGGTTCTCGAAAGTCGTGCCGTGGTTCCAGTGTCTTAACTTTGCCTCGTTGATTGCCTTGCCATGA